The Pyrenophora tritici-repentis strain M4 chromosome 10, whole genome shotgun sequence genome contains a region encoding:
- a CDS encoding Mito-carr domain containing protein produces the protein MAGQSKLETLPPWGNAVAGAAGAVIANTLVYPLDLIKTRLQVQVKRSPTAGAINPADEEHYDGAMDAIRKVIAQEGVSGLYAGMGGALLGVASTNFAYFYWYTVVRSLYMANRTLQTSPGTAVELSLGAVAGALAQLFTIPVAVVTTRQQTMSKAERKGMVETAMDVINGEDGWTGLWRGLRASLVLVVNPSITYGAYQRLREVLYPGKKTLKPLEAFLLGSLSKTLATIATQPLIVAKVGLQSKPPPSRNGKPFKSFTEVMKYIIEHEGALALFKGIGPQILKGLLVQGFLMMTKERIELSFILLFRYFRQVRADKLQKLANIAAEKAGKAAPVLVK, from the exons ATGGCCGGTCAGTCCAAGCTAGAGACTCTGCCGCCATGGGGTAATGCCGTCGCAGGCGCCGCTGGTGCCGTCATCGCCAATACGCTGGTTTATCCTCTGGACTT GATCAAGACACGGTTACAGGTACAAGTTAAGCGCTCCCCGACAGCCGGCGCTATCAATCCTGCCGATGAAGAACACTACGATGGCGCCATGGACGCGATCCGGAAGGTTATCGCGCAGGAGGGTGTCTCTGGGCTCTATGCTGGCATGGGAGGCGCTCTGCTCGGCGTAGCATCGACCAACTTTGCTTATTTTTACTGGTATACCGTCGTCCGAAGTCTATACATGGCCAACCGGACCCTTCAAACATCGCCCGGAACGGCTGTCGAGCTTTCCCTTGGTGCTGTAGCCGGCGCCCTCGCCCAATTGTTCACAATCCCTGTCGCCGTCGTGACGACGAGACAGCAGACGATGAGCAAGGCGGAGCGAAAAGGCATGGTTGAGACTGCCATGGATGTCATCAATGGAGAAGACGGCTGGACGGGTCTCTGGCGAGGACTGAGGGCAAGCTTGGTGCTCGTAGTCAACCCCTCAATTACATACGGCGCTTACCAAAGGCTGCGCGAGGTCCTGTATCCAGGAAAGAAGACGCTGAAACCCCTCGAGGCATTCC TCCTAGGTTCCCTCTCCAAAACCCTCGCCACAATCGCAACCCAGCCCCTCATCGTCGCAAAAGTCGGTCTCCAATCAAAACCCCCGCCATCCAGGAACGGAAAGCCCTTCAAATCCTTCACCGAAGTCATGAAGTACATCATCGAGCACGAAGGCGCCCTGGCACTCTTCAAGGGCATCGGTCCCCAAATCCTCAAGGGTCTGCTCGTCCAGGGCTTCCTCATGATGACCAAGGAGCGCATCGAATTATCCTTTATCCTCCTCTTCCGCTACTTCCGCCAGGTTCGCGCCGATAAGCTACAGAAGCTCGCTAATATCGCCGCTGAGAAGGCGGGTAAGGCGGCGCCGGTGCTGGTCAAGTAG
- a CDS encoding calpain protease palB-rim-13, which produces MTDRATELEALKAAASKYRTQLKTAATKDEAQDLALSAAESLMKAMKLSSNSNERTQLHAQCIEAMNDADSIKKNEQWTPPNAPPPSSQNERISHWAAEVTVHDSSTPSNWSRHDSPSSTAYPFSDALSSAPTLQRPSPLLDLSDSPFSVNKTRASANVSHEEHQSAQTGNSTENVNTGMTPSVPTYPPNLLSLANGSSSAPHTQIHKLREPVSSRTLTKKEQIILLRSSMVNGFKFPPWDRVPSPDEFLRQDGPHPFIELPELTLSPYQQQFFQAWLPSRQAIPPPSLIPHGSASVGPVMSSPRALDLVQDAASDCSVVTSLCAGAARAERGHDQIIRDKLYPYDKQRKTPVLSSNGKYIARFYFNGCWRKVLIDDRLPVSNTYRLLHVHDRRNPALLWPPLLEKAYLKVRGGYDFPGSSSCSDLFTMTGWIPEQVFLQETDTVPDQLWKRIYNAFMYGDVLVTAGTGKMSSKQEQEVGLEAQHSYAVLDMREVGPDRLLLVKNPWVEGKGWRGPRPSAVAAMDASVSDREPNNSLECYHKDSIPTPERPHPTTFWIGLEQVIQHFEGLYLNWNPGLFQYRQDIHFQWNVGAPAPGACIFEHPQFAFTCKEAGPVWFLLSRHFQDAPAPTKKESDTVDGGVMLPESQFHTHEETPKGYMSIYICNGQGDRLYVKDTYLESSDYVTTPQCLLRDNAKAKSSYTVVIDQDELPSSLYSFTLSAFANTPITLEPAKQRFPIQKLEEGAWTRQTAGGSTDSARYFDNPQYSLIMREQGSLAILLTGTDHEHPLHVKLAIGHGKRLYRLQSRDVFGDSGNHRSGCVYAEIKDVQAGSYTLICSLFESGLTGGYKLRVDSTSDMELKQIPREGAGLLLMKLAPACFSPSINKVAAPLRLMRLASYTIIARFMKATSPRATDTDKLARSPLRLCVEIGRGPDRKFITASEGGSYADSAMVRSESVNIDPKLGMQGEVWLVLDRLTSAGGPVEEWYDVEIYVDTPQACEVGVWRDYN; this is translated from the exons ATGACTGACCGGGCTActgagcttgaggctctcaaagCCGCTGCAAGC AAGTACCGCACACAGCTGAAAACGGCCGCCACCAAGGATGAAGCGCAAGACTTGGCCCTAAGCGCAGCCGAAAGCCTCATGAAAGCCATGAAGTTGTCGTCAAACTCGAACGAGAGGACGCAACTCCACGCACAGTGTATCGAAGCCATGAACGATGCTGATAGTATCAAGAAGAATGAGCAATGGACACCTCCAAATGCGCCGCCGCCCAGTTCCCAAAATGAACGCATCAGCCACTGGGCTGCGGAAGTGACCGTACACGATAGCAGTACCCCGTCAAATTGGTCTCGTCACGACTCTCCTTCAAGCACTGCATACCCATTTTCTGATGCTTTGTCCAGTGCACCAACTCTACAGCGACCTTCGCCACTGCTTGATCTTTCGGACTCTCCTTTCTCTGTCAACAAAACAAGGGCATCAGCTAATGTATCTCACGAAGAACATCAGAGTGCTCAAACCGGCAATAGCACTGAAAATGTCAACACTGGCATGACACCGTCTGTGCCGACCTATCCCCCCAATTTGCTATCCCTGGCTAATGGTTCCTCGTCCGCCCCCCACACCCAGATACATAAGTTACGGGAGCCGGTATCCAGCAGGACTCTAACCAAAAAGGAGCAGATTATCTTGCTAAGGTCCTCGATGGTCAACGGTTTCAAGTTTCCGCCATGGGACCGGGTTCCATCACCAGACGAGTTTCTACGCCAAGACGGCCCACACCCGTTCAT TGAACTACCTGAGCTAACTCTATCGCCGTATCAGCAGCAGTTCTTTCAGGCTTGGCTACCTTCTAGACAAGCCATTCCACCACCTTCCCTCATTCCCCACGGTAGTGCCAGTGTTGGGCCCGTGATGTCTAGCCCGAGAGCCCTCGATCTTGTACAGGATGCAGCATCAGATTGCTCGGTAGTGACAAGTTTGTGCGCTGGAGCTGCTCGTGCAGAACGCGGCCATGATCAG ATTATCCGGGATAAACTGTATCCATACGACAAGCAGAGAAAGACGCCCGTGCTCTCTTCCAACGGCAAATACATTGCGCGATTCTATTTCAATGGCTGCTGGAGGAAGGTCCTCATCGACGATCGCTTACCCGTCTCAAACACCTATCGGCTGCTTCACGTTCACGACCGCCGTAACCCAGCATTGCTATGGCCACCACTCCTAGAGAAAGCCTACCTCAAAGTTCGAGGTGGCTACGACTTCCCAGGCAGTAGTTCCTGTAGTGACCTGTTCACAATGACTGGCTGGATTCCAGAGCAAGTCTTCTTGCAAGA GACCGACACTGTTCCCGATCAGCTGTGGAAACGCATCTACAACGCTTTCATGTATGGAGATGTCCTTGTCACTGCAGGCACCGGAAAGATGTCGAGCAAACAAGAGCAGGAAGTTGGTCTAGAAGCCCAACACAGTTATGCCGTATTGGACATGAGGGAGGTAGGCCCCGACCGGCTGTTACTTGTCAAGAACCCATGGGTAGAAGGTAAAGGCTGGCGTGGACCTCGCCCATCGGCTGTGGCAGCCATGGATGCGTCTGTATCGGACCGGGAGCCCAATAACAGCCTCGAGTGTTACCACAAGGACAGCATTCCGACTCCTGAGCGACCGCACCCAACAACATTCTGGATCGGACTGGAGCAAGTCATACAGCACTTTGAGGGCCTGTATCTGAACTGGAATCCGGGATTGTTCCAATATCGGCAGGACATTCATTTTCAGTGGAACGTCGGAGCACCAGCACCAGGTGCATGCATTTTCGAGCATCCTCAATTTGCCTTTACCTGTAAAGAAGCGGGTCCGGTGTGGTTTCTTCTAAGCCGCCACTTCCAGGACGCACCGGCGCCTACCAAGAAAGAGTCCGATACAGTCGACGGTGGCGTCATGCTCCCTGAGAGTCAATTCCACACCCACGAAGAGACCCCAAAGGGTTACATGAGCATATACATCTGCAACGGACAGGGAGATCGACTCTACGTCAAGGATACCTACCTAGAGTCCAGCGACTATGTCACAACTCCACAGTGCCTCCTCCGCGATAATGCAAAGGCCAAATCAAGCTACACTGTAGTGATTGATCAGGACGAGTTGCCTTCATCTCTCTACTCTTTCACCTTGTCTGCTTTCGCCAACACGCCAATCACACTGGAGCCGGCAAAGCAGCGATTCCCCATACAAAAGCTGGAAGAGGGAGCGTGGACAAGGCAAACGGCGGGTGGTAGTACTGACTCGGCAAGGTACTTTGACAACCCTCAGTACTCACTCATCATGCGTGAACAGGGCTCGCTAGCGATTCTATTGACGGGTACAGATCACGAACACCCTTTGCATGTAAAACTTGCCATTGGCCACGGTAAGAGACTGTATCGACTCCAGAGCCGAGATGTATTTGGAGACTCTGGCAATCATCGAAGTGGATGTGTCTATGCAGAAATCAAGGACGTCCAGGCGGGATCTTACACGCTCATCTGTTCATTGTTTGAATCTGGACTCACTGGCGGCTACAAACTTCGAGTGGATAGCACCAGCGACATGGAGCTGAAGCAAATTCCGCGCGAGGGGGCGGGGTTGCTTTTGATGAAGCTAGCGCCGGCATGCTTCAGTCCAAGCATCAACAAAGTGGCAGCGCCGCTGCGGCTCATGCGGCTGGCTTCGTATACCATCATTGCCCGCTTCATGAAGGCAACTAGCCCTCGGGCAACGGATACGGACAAGCTAGCCCGGAGTCCGCTACGGCTCTGTGTTGAGATTGGTCGAGGCCCGGATCGCAAGTTCATTACCGCTAGCGAAGGCGGATCTTACGCCGATTCTGCCATGGTTCGGTCCGAGAGCGTTAACATCGATCCGAAGCTGGGCATGCAGGGAGAAGTCTGGCTAGTTCTGGACAGGTTGACTAGCGCTGGGGGTCCTGTGGAGGAGTGGTACGATGTCGAGATCTATGTCGACACGCCCCAGGCATGTGAAGTGGGTGTTTGGCGGGATTACAACTGA
- a CDS encoding oxysterol-binding protein → MADPVPEKGPTGSAPSSVINSRDNSRAATPLNAAVAEKAPDDSSKFKTFLGILRRFIGVSDLAAVRFSLPAQLLEPRPNLEYWHYLDRPDTFISIGDSDDDLGRMLGTLRFWFTKDLKYVKGKPCKPYNSTLGEFFRCNWKIEDTHPTLKTPKSAPSSAANSVKGDGKTVTVSYLTEQTSHHPPVSAFYVDCPEKGISARGYDQLSARFTGTSVRVVAGAHNLGIFINLKNRDNEEYQLTHPAAYLGGILRGSLNVSVADSCFITCPKTGLKTILEYQEEGWLGRSQNKVMGVIFKYDPSKDTVMKIKDVPEKDVLARIEGNWQDKVYYTLGSKPYTKVPEKNLIIDLNPLDPIPKIVPPLEEQLPNESLKFWDGVTNAIVGKQYGVATTLKTEIEEKQRAKAAERKAADKEWKPRFFTGAVTPVGKPDLTKDGEEALKGLHTENYKLPPNDEYAAF, encoded by the exons ATGGCGGACCCTGTTCCTGAAAAGGGCCCAACTGGCTCCGCGCCTTCCTCGGTCATCAACTCGCGGGATAACTCACGGGCGGCGACTCCCTTGAACGCTGCGGTAGCGGAGAAGGCGCCCGATGACAGCTCAAAGTTCAAGACGTTTCTGGGCATACTGAGGAG ATTCATTGGCGTTTCCGATCTCGCTGCCGTCCGATTCTCCCTCCCCGCCCAACTCCTCGAGCCGAGACCGAATTTGG AGTACTGGCACTACCTAGACCGACCGGACACCTTCATCAG CATCGGAGATTCAGACGATGATTTGGGGCGCATGCTCGGAACCCTGCGCTTCTGGTTTACCAAGGACCTG AAATACGTCAAGGGAAAGCCATGCAAGCCCTACAACTCCACACTGGGCGAGTTCTTCAGG TGTAATTGGAAAATCGAAGATACCCACCCCACGCTCAAGACGCCCAAATCGGCACCCTCGAGCGCCGCCAACAGCGTCAAGGGCGATGGCAAGACTGTCACCGTCTCGTACCTCACCGAGCAGACGTCGCACCACCCTCCCGTTTCTGCCTTTTACGTCGACTGCCCCGAGAAGGGTATCAGCGCACGAGGCTATGATCAGCTTAGCGCAAGGTTTACGGGTACAAGCGTGCGCGTTGTGGCTGGAGCGCACAACTTGGGCATCTTCATCAACCTGAAGAACCGAGATAACGAGGAGTACCAGCTCACACATCCAGCCGCGTACCTGGGGGGCATTCTCCGAG GCTCCCTCAATGTGTCCGTTGCGGATAGCTGCTTCATCACCTGCCCAAAGACTGGGCTGAAGACGATTCTAGAGTACCAGGAGGAGGGCTGGCTCGGCCGATCGCAAAACAAGGTTATGGGAGTCATCTTCAAATACGACCCCAGCAAGGATACGGTAATGAAGATCAAGGATGTGCCTGAAAAGGATGTCCTTGCGCGAATAGAAGGCAACTGGCAAGACAAGGTCTACTACACTCTGGGCAGCAAGCCCTACACCAAGGTCCCT GAGAAGAACCTTATCATCGATCTCAATCCGCTTGACCCCATCCCCAAGATCGTCCCGCCACTTGAGGAGCAGCTTCCCAACGAATCGCTCAAGTTCTGGGACGGCGTGACGAATGCCATAGTAGGCAAACAATACGGGGTTGCCACCACGCTCAAGACGGAAATCGAGGAGAAGCAAAGGGCAAAGGCGGCCGAGCGCAAGGCAGCGGATAAGGAATGGAAGCCACGCTTCTTCACCGGTGCCGTTACCCCCGTGGGCAAACCAGACCTCACCAAGGACGGCGAGGAGGCGCTCAAGGGACTGCACACGGAGAACTACAAGCTTCCACCCAACGACGAATACGCA